One Rosa chinensis cultivar Old Blush chromosome 5, RchiOBHm-V2, whole genome shotgun sequence genomic region harbors:
- the LOC112168350 gene encoding probable transcription repressor OFP9: MRASRQHKKQAQLQRRAPIRALCCSSCRLSVSSSSEEVESSSTSDRNRYPSISSLAHAMVQERLDQMIRERQEEDAARVVHVDRRRRKNKVVYDDRAQATGTKFVVMVAMEKCSYDPREDFRESIAEMIMAKRIEEPKDLRSLLNYYVSMNSEDYHGIILEVFHEVCSDLFLCKCH; this comes from the coding sequence ATGAGAGCCTCCAGGCAGCACAAGAAGCAAGCGCAGCTGCAACGTAGAGCTCCGATTCGGGCATTGTGTTGCAGTAGCTGCAGGCTCAGCGTGTCTTCGTCTTCCGAGGAAGTAGAGAGCTCCAGCACTTCTGATCGTAACAGGTACCCGTCGATATCAAGCTTAGCGCATGCGATGGTTCAAGAGAGACTAGACCAAATGATTAGAGAGAGGCAGGAGGAGGATGCCGCGAGAGTAGTGCATGTGGATCGTCGGAGAAGAAAGAACAAAGTAGTATATGATGATCGAGCACAAGCAACAGGGACTAAATTTGTCGTAATGGTTGCGATGGAAAAGTGTTCCTATGATCCGAGAGAAGATTTTAGGGAGTCCATCGCGGAGATGATAATGGCAAAGCGGATCGAAGAGCCAAAGGATCTTCGTAGCCTCTTGAATTACTATGTTTCGATGAATTCGGAAGATTATCACGGGATTATACTCGAGGTGTTTCATGAAGTTTGCTCTGATTTGTTCCTATGTAAATGCCATTAA
- the LOC112167006 gene encoding pyrophosphate--fructose 6-phosphate 1-phosphotransferase subunit beta, whose translation MSPSLVANGGVSSPAPVSGRVSSVYSEVQSSRIDHELPLPSVLKKPFKLVDGPASSAAGNPEEIAKLFPNVFGQPSSQLVECDSSAELPNQKLKIGVVLSGGQAPGGHNVISGIFDYLQDRAKGSTMYGFRGGPAGIMKCKYVELTPEYVYPYRNQGGFDMICSGRDKIETPEQFKQAQETAVKLDLDGLVVIGGDDSNTNACLLAENFKGLNLKTRVIGCPKTIDGDLKCKEVPTSFGFDTACKIYSEMIGNVMIDARSTGKYYHFVRLMGRAASHITLECALQTHPNITIIGEEVAAKKQTLKNVTDYIVNIILKRADFGYNYGVILIPEGLIDFIPEVQELIAELNEILAHDVVDEDGLWKKKLTSQSLQLFDLLPEAIQEQLMLERDPHGNVQVAKIETEKMLIQMVEADLAKRKQEGSYHGQFQGKSHFFGYEGRCGLPTNFDANYCYALGYAAGALLHGGKTGLISSVNNLAAPVEEWTVGGTALTSLMDVERRHGKFKPVIKKAMVELEAAPFKKFASLRNEWAIKNRYISPGPIQFFGPASNSLSHTLILELGLEV comes from the exons ATGAGTCCCTCATTGGTTGCAAACGGCGGCGTTTCGTCTCCGGCGCCGGTCTCCGGCCGCGTCTCCTCCGTTTACAGCGAGGTCCAGTCGAGCCGTATCGACCACGAGCTTCCTCTCCCCTCGGTGCTCAAAAAGCCGTTCAAGCTCGTCGACGGACCTGCTAGCTCCGCCGCCGGCAATCCAG AGGAGATCGCGAAGCTGTTTCCCAATGTTTTCGGTCAGCCTTCTTCACAGTTGGTGGAGTGTGATTCCAGTGCAGAGCTGCCGAACCAGAAGTTGAAGATTGGTGTGGTGTTGTCTGGAGGCCAAGCACCCGGAGGCCACAATGTGATTTCTGGAATTTTCG ATTACTTGCAAGATCGCGCCAAGGGGAGCACGATGTATGGTTTCAGAGGTGGACCTGCTGGTATCATGAAATGCAAATACGTTGAGCTTACACCGGAATATGTTTATCCTTACAGAAATCAG GGTGGTTTTGATATGATTTGTAGTGGAAGAGACAAGATTGAAACTCCAGAGCAG TTTAAGCAAGCACAAGAGACAGCTGTGAAGCTTGATTTGGATGGTCTTGTTGTTATTGGAGGAGATGACTCAAACACAAATGCGTGCCTCCTTGCTGAAAACTTTAA GGGACTGAACTTGAAAACTCGGGTGATAGGTTGCCCAAAAACTATTGATGGTGATTTGAAATGTAAAGAGGTCCCCACAAGTTTTGGGTTCGATACAGCTTGCAAG ATATATTCAGAAATGATTGGCAATGTCATGATAGATGCCCGGTCAACCGGAAAATATTATCATT TTGTACGGCTTATGGGACGTGCAGCTTCACACATTACATTAGAGTGTGCTTTGCAAACTCATCCAAATATCACAATTATTGGAGAAGAG GTTGCGGCAAAGAAGCAGACACTGAAAAATGTCACAGACTACATTGTAAACATAATCTTGAAGCGTGCGGATTTTGGTTATAACTACGGTGTTATACTTATTCCTGAAGGTCTTATTGACTTCATTCCTGAG GTGCAGGAGCTTATTGCTGAATTGAATGAAATTCTGGCCCATGATGTTGTAGATGAAGATGGGTTGTGGAAAAAGAAACTCACAAGTCAGTCTCTACAGCTTTTTGACTTACTACCTGAAGCAATCCAGGAGCAGTTGATGCTTGAAAGAGATCCTCATGGAAATGTTCAG GTTGCCAAGATAGAAACAGAGAAGATGCTTATCCAAATGGTTGAGGCTGACTTGGCAAAGAGGAAGCAGGAAGGCTCATACCATGGCCAATTCCAAGGAAAATCTCACTTTTTCGG GTATGAAGGAAGATGTGGTTTACCAACTAACTTTGACGCTAACTACTGCTATGCATTGGGTTATGCTGCTGGAGCTCTCCTTCATGGTGGAAAAACTGGGTTGATATCATCG GTTAACAATTTGGCTGCTCCTGTTGAAGAATGGACAGTTGGTGGCACTGCGTTGACTTCATTGATGGATGTGGAGAGGAGACACG GTAAGTTCAAGCCTGTGATCAAGAAGGCAATGGTAGAACTTGAAG CTGCACCATTCAAGAAATTTGCATCTCTGAGGAACGAGTGGGCTATCAAGAATCGTTACATCAGTCCTG GTCCCATTCAATTTTTCGGCCCAGCTTCCAATTCCCTTAGTCACACACTAATCTTGGAACTCGGGCTTGAAGTTTAA